A genomic stretch from Desulfolutivibrio sulfodismutans DSM 3696 includes:
- a CDS encoding acyl-CoA thioesterase yields MILKRDQFPLPDAWHRFRVSYGETDMMGVAYYGEYPHWFERARSQFIRERGMGYGDVEKRGIVLPVREMHVRYIKSARYDEEILVRTAVREWGRASILFTYQVFGPPDGATLLAVGQTQHACINPQGRPVAVPDWLKALFQGDPAP; encoded by the coding sequence ATGATCCTCAAGCGCGACCAGTTTCCGCTCCCCGACGCCTGGCACCGGTTCCGGGTGTCCTACGGCGAGACGGACATGATGGGCGTGGCCTATTACGGCGAATATCCCCACTGGTTCGAGCGGGCCCGCAGCCAGTTCATCCGGGAACGGGGCATGGGCTACGGCGATGTGGAAAAGCGCGGCATCGTCCTCCCCGTGCGGGAGATGCATGTGCGCTACATCAAGTCCGCCCGCTACGACGAGGAGATCCTGGTGCGCACGGCGGTGCGCGAATGGGGCCGGGCCTCCATCCTTTTCACGTATCAGGTTTTTGGCCCGCCGGACGGCGCGACGCTTCTGGCCGTGGGACAGACCCAGCATGCCTGCATCAATCCCCAGGGCCGGCCGGTGGCCGTGCCGGACTGGCTCAAGGCCCTGTTCCAGGGCGACCCCGCCCCCTGA
- a CDS encoding cofactor-independent phosphoglycerate mutase, whose protein sequence is MKCIFLLADGMGDWPVESLGGKTPLEAAHTPHMDAMAASGVVGLCRSIPQGMPPGSDVANMSLLGFDPARYHTGRGPIEAAAMGLVTWPDDLIFRLNLVTVSEFSDAGVMRDYSAGHIDTDIAHRIVAGLSRTCAGIDMSVYPGVQYRHILVLKAGAETRGVKSFEASMAVRPPHDITDKPIAEDLALFRKSPILWEFMTKAATVLAVTNHGSRANAVWPWGQGGTLSLPPFEEKYGLRGAVVSAVDLVKGLGRAAGMEVVDVPGATGLLDTNYAGKVAAALDFLTRGDFVFLHVEAPDECGHGGQAADKVEAVTRFDRLVVGPLREALAGTDTIFLTACDHFTPIAVKTHTTDPVPFVLWREGLSPQPAPAFTEALAAGTGLVVEQGFDLLDFALDRAGRRA, encoded by the coding sequence ATGAAATGCATATTCCTTTTGGCCGACGGCATGGGCGACTGGCCCGTGGAGTCCCTGGGCGGGAAAACGCCCCTTGAGGCGGCGCACACGCCGCACATGGACGCCATGGCCGCTTCGGGCGTGGTGGGGCTTTGCCGCAGCATTCCCCAGGGCATGCCGCCCGGGTCCGACGTGGCCAACATGTCCTTGCTCGGCTTTGACCCGGCCAGATACCACACCGGCCGAGGGCCCATCGAGGCGGCGGCCATGGGGCTGGTCACCTGGCCCGACGACCTGATCTTCCGCCTGAACCTGGTCACGGTGAGCGAGTTTTCCGACGCCGGGGTCATGCGCGACTATTCCGCCGGTCATATCGACACCGACATCGCCCACCGGATCGTGGCCGGGCTGTCACGAACCTGCGCGGGCATCGACATGTCCGTGTATCCCGGGGTGCAGTACCGCCATATCCTGGTGCTCAAGGCCGGGGCCGAGACGCGCGGCGTGAAAAGCTTCGAGGCCTCCATGGCCGTGCGGCCGCCCCACGACATCACCGACAAGCCCATTGCCGAGGATCTGGCCCTTTTCCGGAAAAGCCCCATCCTGTGGGAGTTCATGACCAAGGCGGCCACGGTCCTGGCCGTGACGAACCATGGTTCGCGGGCCAACGCCGTGTGGCCCTGGGGCCAGGGCGGCACCCTGAGCCTGCCGCCTTTCGAGGAGAAATACGGCCTGCGCGGGGCTGTGGTCTCGGCCGTGGATCTGGTCAAGGGCCTGGGCCGGGCGGCCGGGATGGAGGTCGTGGACGTGCCCGGGGCTACGGGGCTTCTGGACACCAACTACGCCGGAAAGGTCGCGGCGGCCCTGGACTTTCTGACCCGGGGGGATTTCGTGTTCCTGCATGTGGAGGCCCCGGACGAATGCGGCCACGGCGGGCAGGCGGCGGACAAGGTGGAGGCGGTGACGCGCTTCGACCGGCTGGTGGTGGGGCCCCTGCGGGAGGCCCTGGCCGGGACGGATACGATCTTTTTGACGGCCTGCGACCATTTTACGCCCATCGCCGTCAAGACCCACACCACCGATCCCGTGCCCTTCGTCCTGTGGCGCGAGGGCCTTTCGCCCCAGCCCGCCCCGGCCTTTACCGAGGCCCTGGCCGCTGGCACAGGCCTTGTGGTGGAGCAGGGCTTTGATCTTTTGGACTTCGCCCTGGACCGGGCCGGACGCCGGGCATGA
- a CDS encoding homoserine dehydrogenase encodes MNSAHVFPLASPVRLGLAGLGTVGAGLVRLLGDNADWIRRRVGRDMVLKTVLVRDLGKPRDAALGPDTVLTTRPSDLTADPDIDIVVELMGGTGAAYDLIRGALESGKHVVTANKALLAERGPELFALAGRKGLGLLYEASVAGAIPIVQTLRESLAANRIESLIGILNGTANYILTKMSGRGLEFGEALKKAQEKGYAEADPTLDIEGLDAAHKLVLLIRLAYGENYPLSRLPVQGITRITPVDIRFAAEFGYVIKLIGQVRRVDGRLDAGVCPMLVHRDYLLANVQGAFNAIRLEGDASGPMLLHGKGAGGLPTASAVAADILALARPGHLPNNTGFLEESLPEAEILDPDEAVCRHFIRFNVEDRAGVMAAISKVMGEEGISIYQAVQKGDPETGVVPIVFLTHAAPVRAVRRVIKAVDAMSFLRPETVHYRVL; translated from the coding sequence ATGAACTCCGCACACGTTTTTCCTTTGGCCTCTCCGGTACGACTGGGGTTGGCCGGGCTTGGCACGGTAGGCGCCGGTCTGGTCCGTCTGCTTGGCGACAACGCCGACTGGATCCGGCGGCGCGTAGGCCGGGACATGGTGCTCAAAACCGTGCTGGTGCGCGATCTGGGCAAGCCGCGTGACGCGGCGCTTGGGCCGGACACGGTGCTCACCACCCGGCCCTCGGATCTCACCGCCGACCCGGACATCGACATCGTGGTGGAGCTCATGGGCGGCACGGGCGCGGCCTACGACCTGATCCGGGGCGCGCTCGAGTCCGGAAAGCATGTGGTCACGGCCAACAAGGCCCTTCTGGCCGAGCGCGGCCCGGAGCTGTTCGCCCTGGCCGGGCGAAAGGGCCTTGGGCTTTTGTACGAGGCCAGCGTGGCCGGGGCCATCCCCATCGTCCAGACGCTTAGGGAGTCCCTGGCCGCCAACCGCATCGAGAGCCTCATCGGCATCTTAAACGGGACGGCCAACTACATCCTGACCAAGATGTCCGGCCGGGGCCTGGAGTTTGGCGAAGCCCTGAAAAAGGCCCAGGAAAAGGGCTATGCCGAGGCCGACCCCACCCTGGACATCGAGGGCCTGGACGCGGCCCACAAGCTCGTTTTGCTCATCCGGCTGGCGTATGGCGAGAACTATCCGCTGTCGCGGCTCCCGGTGCAGGGCATCACCCGGATCACCCCCGTGGACATCCGGTTCGCCGCCGAATTCGGCTACGTGATCAAGCTCATCGGACAGGTGCGCCGGGTGGACGGCAGGCTCGACGCCGGGGTCTGCCCCATGCTGGTGCATCGGGACTACCTTCTGGCCAACGTGCAGGGGGCGTTCAACGCCATCCGCCTGGAGGGCGACGCCTCGGGGCCCATGCTTTTGCACGGCAAGGGCGCGGGCGGCCTGCCCACGGCCAGCGCCGTGGCCGCCGACATCCTGGCCCTGGCCCGGCCCGGACACCTTCCCAACAACACCGGGTTCTTGGAGGAATCCCTGCCCGAGGCCGAGATCCTTGATCCCGACGAGGCCGTGTGCCGCCACTTCATCCGCTTCAACGTGGAGGATCGGGCCGGGGTCATGGCCGCCATCTCCAAGGTCATGGGCGAGGAGGGGATCAGCATCTATCAGGCCGTGCAAAAGGGCGACCCCGAGACAGGGGTCGTGCCCATCGTCTTTTTGACCCACGCCGCGCCGGTTCGGGCCGTGCGCCGGGTCATCAAGGCCGTGGACGCCATGTCCTTTCTGCGCCCGGAAACCGTCCATTACCGGGTGCTTTGA
- a CDS encoding aminotransferase class I/II-fold pyridoxal phosphate-dependent enzyme: MHKFARMERLPPYVFAVVNELKMQMRRQGEDVIDLGMGNPDLPTPKHIVDKLVEAARKGGNHRYSASRGIKGLRNAISGWYKRRFDVDIDPETEAVVTMGAKEGLAHLALVMLSPGDVVFATDPSYPIHPYSCIIAGADVRRIPVAQDRDFFEDLLVATKQTWPQPKLLILSYPQNPTTALADLAFFERIVEFAKEHKMYVIHDFAYADFGYDGYLPPSFLQAKGAKDVGVEFFSLTKSYSMAGWRVGFCCGNPAMVHALTRIKSYLDYGIFQPIQIAATVALNGPQECVREIMDVHQVRRDTLIQGLHRIGWEVPPPKATMFVWAKIPEAYAHMGSVEFSKLLLREGQVAVSPGLGFGHFGDTHVRFALVENQHRIKQAVRGLKKVLSG; encoded by the coding sequence ATGCACAAGTTTGCGCGCATGGAACGGCTGCCTCCCTACGTCTTCGCCGTGGTCAACGAGCTGAAGATGCAGATGCGCCGCCAGGGCGAAGACGTCATCGACCTGGGCATGGGCAACCCGGATCTGCCCACCCCGAAACATATCGTGGACAAGCTCGTAGAGGCCGCCCGCAAGGGGGGAAATCACCGCTATTCGGCCTCGCGCGGCATCAAGGGCCTGCGAAACGCCATCTCCGGCTGGTACAAGCGCCGTTTCGACGTGGACATCGACCCCGAGACCGAGGCCGTGGTCACCATGGGGGCCAAGGAAGGCCTGGCCCATTTGGCCCTGGTCATGCTGTCGCCTGGCGACGTGGTCTTCGCCACGGACCCGTCCTATCCCATCCATCCCTATTCGTGCATCATCGCCGGGGCCGACGTGCGGCGCATCCCCGTGGCCCAGGACCGCGACTTTTTCGAGGATCTTCTGGTGGCCACCAAGCAGACCTGGCCCCAGCCCAAGCTTCTGATCCTGTCCTATCCGCAAAATCCCACCACGGCCCTGGCCGATCTGGCGTTTTTCGAGCGCATCGTGGAGTTCGCCAAGGAACACAAGATGTACGTCATCCACGACTTCGCCTACGCCGATTTCGGCTACGACGGCTACCTGCCGCCGAGCTTTTTGCAGGCCAAGGGCGCAAAGGACGTGGGGGTGGAGTTTTTCTCCCTGACCAAGAGCTATTCCATGGCCGGCTGGCGGGTGGGCTTTTGCTGCGGCAATCCGGCCATGGTCCATGCCCTGACCCGCATCAAGAGCTATCTGGACTACGGCATCTTCCAGCCCATCCAGATCGCGGCCACGGTGGCCTTAAACGGTCCCCAGGAGTGTGTGCGGGAGATCATGGACGTGCATCAGGTCCGGCGCGACACCCTGATCCAGGGCCTGCACCGCATCGGGTGGGAGGTGCCGCCCCCCAAGGCCACCATGTTCGTGTGGGCCAAGATTCCCGAGGCCTACGCCCATATGGGGTCGGTGGAATTTTCCAAGCTGCTGCTGCGCGAGGGGCAGGTGGCCGTGTCGCCGGGGCTGGGCTTCGGCCATTTCGGGGACACCCATGTCCGGTTCGCCCTGGTTGAGAACCAACATCGCATCAAACAGGCCGTGCGCGGCCTGAAAAAGGTGCTTTCCGGATGA
- a CDS encoding carboxymuconolactone decarboxylase family protein: MGKDKPKHYERLREEHPDFMNAVEALGQAAATAGPLDDKTVRLIQLGAATAMRSEGSVISHAKRALAAGATAADVRHAIMAVTSTTGFPTVAAALSWVEKQLDD; encoded by the coding sequence ATGGGCAAGGACAAGCCGAAGCACTACGAGCGATTGCGCGAGGAACACCCCGACTTCATGAACGCCGTGGAGGCCCTGGGACAGGCCGCCGCCACGGCCGGGCCGCTTGACGACAAGACCGTGCGGCTCATCCAGCTCGGGGCGGCCACGGCCATGCGTTCGGAAGGATCGGTCATCAGCCACGCCAAACGCGCCCTGGCGGCGGGAGCCACGGCGGCCGACGTCCGCCACGCCATCATGGCCGTAACCAGCACCACCGGCTTTCCCACTGTGGCCGCCGCCTTGTCCTGGGTCGAAAAGCAGCTTGACGACTAG
- a CDS encoding BMP family lipoprotein — protein MKSVFLALAVWCCLVCPAQAGKPLVGFITGTPGLGDASFNDMAHQGVLKAQQDFGFDLEVLQPKADGEADAAEVRQLVDRAGVIVLLGAQHLELAKAAALAHPEKTFILMDVPCEGIANMSSVLFRQHEGAFLAGALAASVSATGKIGFVGGAEILPVKAFEQGYREGAAYAKPGTAVLVAYASPEGDYSGFSNPEKGYRLAMDQYGQGADIVFAAAGRTGNGVIKAASDSGRLVIGVDSDQDALAKGTVLTSVIKRLDTAVCNEIKKVMDKAFVPGPSSYGLKDGGVRLSDMAYTRDKVPDAVMNRIAEIREKIISGEITVTNAMARE, from the coding sequence ATGAAAAGCGTGTTTTTAGCCCTGGCGGTATGGTGCTGCCTGGTCTGCCCAGCCCAGGCCGGAAAGCCCCTGGTCGGCTTCATAACAGGAACCCCGGGCCTGGGAGACGCCTCCTTCAACGACATGGCCCACCAGGGCGTCCTGAAGGCGCAGCAGGATTTCGGATTCGACCTGGAGGTTCTGCAGCCCAAGGCCGACGGCGAGGCCGACGCCGCAGAGGTGCGGCAACTCGTCGACCGGGCCGGGGTGATCGTCCTGCTCGGCGCGCAACACCTGGAGCTGGCCAAGGCGGCGGCCCTGGCGCATCCCGAAAAGACATTCATCCTGATGGACGTCCCGTGCGAAGGCATCGCCAACATGTCTTCGGTCCTTTTCAGGCAGCATGAAGGCGCCTTCCTGGCCGGGGCCCTGGCGGCAAGCGTGAGCGCCACGGGGAAGATCGGCTTTGTGGGCGGGGCGGAGATCCTGCCGGTGAAGGCCTTCGAGCAGGGCTATCGGGAGGGGGCCGCCTATGCCAAACCCGGCACGGCGGTCCTTGTTGCGTACGCCTCGCCGGAAGGCGATTATTCCGGCTTCAGCAACCCGGAAAAGGGCTACCGGTTGGCCATGGACCAATACGGACAGGGCGCGGACATTGTTTTCGCCGCTGCCGGGCGTACCGGAAACGGCGTGATCAAGGCGGCTTCGGATTCCGGCAGGCTGGTGATCGGGGTGGATTCGGACCAGGACGCCCTGGCCAAGGGGACCGTATTGACCAGCGTGATCAAACGGCTCGATACGGCTGTCTGCAATGAAATCAAAAAGGTGATGGACAAGGCCTTCGTCCCGGGCCCGAGCTCGTATGGCCTCAAGGACGGCGGGGTGCGGCTGAGCGACATGGCGTATACGCGGGACAAGGTTCCGGATGCGGTCATGAACAGGATCGCCGAAATCCGGGAAAAGATCATCTCGGGCGAGATCACGGTGACCAACGCCATGGCCCGGGAGTGA
- a CDS encoding MFS transporter — protein MTPSPLDSAIRKARWRLLPFLMVLYVVAYLDRINVSFAALSMNEELGLSQTAYGLGAGIFFLGYVLFEVPSNLILAKVGPRIWLSRILVSWGLATVALSLAVGPTSFAALRFLLGVAEAGFFPGVILYLTAWFPLAHRAKAVALFMTATPLAGLIGSPVSGWILEMHQMLGLSGWQWLFLLEGIPAVALGIVLYFRLPAGPGQAVWLTSGERQALTLAIEAERRDIARHHLSGLRHGLLSRSVWTWGFVYFCIVVAMYGLVMWLPQILSGIIGQGADHSLRVSLLVMVAYAFAVVGMVCIGASSDRRGERRWHILGSLGLCLLGMLLMSLSPGLGWALAGASLAAMGIWGAVGPFWGLATTFLTGQAAAAGIALINSLGNLGGFAGPSVMGFVKTHTGGFSQAFLAIAGLMALAAIPVALSKKSPRHPA, from the coding sequence GTGACCCCCTCCCCCCTTGATTCCGCCATACGCAAGGCCAGGTGGCGGCTCTTGCCGTTCCTCATGGTTTTGTATGTCGTGGCCTATCTCGACCGGATCAACGTCAGCTTCGCGGCCCTGAGCATGAACGAGGAACTGGGCCTGTCCCAGACGGCCTACGGCCTGGGGGCGGGCATCTTTTTTCTGGGCTACGTTCTCTTCGAGGTGCCGAGCAACCTGATCCTGGCCAAGGTGGGACCGCGCATCTGGCTCTCCCGCATCCTGGTCAGCTGGGGGCTGGCCACCGTGGCCCTGTCCCTGGCCGTGGGGCCCACGAGCTTCGCGGCCCTGCGCTTTCTGCTCGGCGTGGCCGAGGCCGGGTTTTTCCCCGGCGTCATCTTGTATCTCACCGCCTGGTTTCCCCTGGCCCACCGGGCCAAGGCCGTGGCCCTGTTCATGACGGCCACGCCGCTGGCCGGGCTCATCGGCAGCCCCGTGTCGGGATGGATCTTGGAGATGCACCAGATGCTCGGCCTTTCGGGCTGGCAATGGCTGTTTCTTCTGGAGGGCATACCGGCCGTGGCGCTTGGAATCGTCCTGTACTTCCGCCTGCCTGCCGGGCCGGGCCAGGCCGTCTGGCTCACATCTGGCGAGCGGCAGGCCCTGACCCTGGCCATCGAGGCGGAGCGGCGCGACATCGCCCGCCACCACCTGTCCGGCCTGCGGCACGGGCTTTTGAGCCGGTCGGTCTGGACCTGGGGCTTCGTCTATTTCTGCATCGTGGTGGCCATGTACGGCCTGGTGATGTGGCTGCCGCAGATCCTGTCTGGAATCATCGGCCAGGGGGCCGACCACTCCCTGCGCGTCAGCCTGCTGGTGATGGTCGCCTATGCCTTCGCCGTGGTCGGCATGGTGTGCATCGGGGCCAGCTCCGACCGGCGCGGGGAACGGCGCTGGCATATCCTGGGGTCGCTTGGGCTGTGCCTGCTGGGCATGCTGCTTATGAGCCTTAGCCCCGGGCTGGGCTGGGCCCTGGCCGGGGCCTCGCTGGCGGCCATGGGCATCTGGGGGGCGGTCGGGCCGTTTTGGGGGCTGGCGACGACCTTCCTCACGGGCCAGGCCGCCGCCGCTGGCATCGCCCTGATCAACTCCCTGGGCAACCTGGGCGGCTTCGCCGGGCCCTCCGTGATGGGTTTCGTCAAGACCCACACCGGCGGCTTTTCCCAGGCGTTTCTCGCCATCGCC